One window of Trifolium pratense cultivar HEN17-A07 linkage group LG5, ARS_RC_1.1, whole genome shotgun sequence genomic DNA carries:
- the LOC123883612 gene encoding probable disease resistance protein At4g27220 produces MASFLCDLVKPYVEKLINGAIAEAHHVFCFTCIVKEFEEERVRLEPERITMVQRVKVAKERDKDIQADVGSWAEEIDKLNQVDTKTKQTCFFGFCPDCIWRYKKGKELANNLKDIKRLLEKGGTFVDIELPRPLPDVERYSTKEYISFKSREANQKELLDALKDDNNYITGLQGMGGTGKTTLAKEVGKELKQSEQFAYVVDTTVTFTPDIKKIQDEIAGPLGLKLDGFNEVDRPKKLWSRLTNGDKILVILDDVWDRGPPLDFDAIGIPKRDNHKGCRVLVTSRNKQTFNKMDCDKRIELGLLSEEDAWLMFEMYAGIRDSFPKKLIDKAREIAIECKRLPVAISVIASSLKGQQDQEVELDVTLNSLKQPVSMHGVDDDMAGIYKCLKFSYDYLKDEKAKGLFLLCSVFREDEEISISIGVGRLGEDYGYYNDARNQVVVARNRLVDSCLLLEDDKKRLKMHDLVRDAAHWIANKEIQCVKLFDKKQKSLVEKQTNIKYLLCEGKCLDLFFFNFDGSKLETLIFKVDRDYDSECIEVPNSFFENVINLRVLYFSGNYFQHLSLPDSIQSLTNIRSMLVDEVDLGDISILGNLQSLETLYLVKCTIKELPDQITKLRKFKLLKLKHCKIRTNNPFEVIKRCSSLEELYFKYSFNDFCQEITLPELQRYHIRNHWKAFYSDKTNLSKYVVFCGNEKCQFSEETLKYCMQTAEALSLERIKGEWRNLSRGSDMNDLVELHLRDMPQLQCLIDTVGSQVPIVLSKLVVLELKNMEILEELFIGPFCFQSLNNLENLSIMNCKHLRSLFKGKLNLCNLKTITLDDCPMLVSLFEVSTFRNLLLLETLEIFNCEGLETIIADERREDEEIDDGGNNKNHGSMFSKLKVISIEECHRLESILPFLFAQDLPALETIRITKCDGLKYVFGQSQHFELVSLSQLELSELPNFIDIFEECYDPMSSSVKGSSSTSKAQIQLDPIKCNTFSWWTRLCCQTRIPLVDDDGDQPHDNSVASESNSHRLNIWKRVQCLPIQSKIPCNIKEIVLTHFPKMKSVFILSIAQIMQLETLRIMNCDELKHVIVDTGDHETGGNNWVNVIPKLKELLVFNCPQLEYIFGHDTSDHQNHMEIRLHLPELRDLHLFGLPSLIAMCPKQYRITFPSLKSLKLRKCSKDNTIIKVSLFPYIFCCLIIC; encoded by the exons ATGGCAAGTTTCCTCTGTGATTTGGTGAAGCCATACGTGGAGAAATTGATTAATGGGGCAATAGCAGAAGCCCATCATGTATTTTGCTTCACATGCATTGTTAaagaatttgaagaagaaagagtTAGGTTGGAACCAGAAAGGATAACTATGGTGCAACGTGTCAAAGTGGCAAAAGAAAGAGATAAGGATATTCAAGCTGATGTTGGTTCTTGGGCAGAGGAAATTGATAAGCTCAATCAAGTggacacaaaaacaaaacaaacatgtttttttggattttgtccTGATTGTATATGGCGTTATAAAAAGGGAAAGGAGTTGGCAAATAACTTGAAGGATATCAAACGACTACTAGAAAAGGGAGGGACATTTGTTGATATTGAACTTCCTCGCCCTCTTCCAGATGTTGAACGTTATTCAACCAAAGAGTACATTTCTTTTAAAAGTAGAGAGGCAAATCAAAAAGAACTTTTGGATGCACTAAAAGATGACAACAACTATATAACCGGATTGCAAGGGATGGGGGGCACTGGAAAAACTACATTGGCCAAAGAAGTGGGTAAAGAGCTAAAGCAATCTGAACAATTTGCGTATGTCGTTGATACGACAGTGACGTTTACTCCTGATATAAAAAAGATTCAAGATGAGATTGCTGGACCTTTAGGATTGAAATTGGATGGATTTAATGAAGTAGACCGACCCAAAAAACTATGGAGCAGATTAACAAATGGTGACAAAATTCTTGTGATACTGGATGATGTGTGGGATCGAGGCCCACCTCTTGATTTTGATGCAATAGGGATTCCAAAACGAGACAATCACAAAGGTTGTAGAGTTCTTGTAACCTCGCGTAATAAACAAACTTTCAACAAAATGGATTGTGATAAGAGAATTGAATTGGGTCTTTTATCTGAAGAAGACGCATGGCTCATGTTCGAAATGTATGCCGGGATACGTGATAGCTTCCCAAAAAAATTGATCGATAAGGCACGTGAAATTGCAATTGAATGCAAAAGATTGCCAGTTGCAATATCAGTTATTGCCAGTAGCTTAAAGGGCCAACAAGATCAAGAGGTTGAATTGGATGTGACATTGAATTCCTTGAAGCAGCCTGTATCCATGCATGGTGTTGATGACGATATGGCTGGAATTTATAAATGTTTGAAGTTTAGCTATGACTATTTGAAGGATGAAAAAGCCAAGGGGTTGTTCCTCTTATGTTCGGTTTTccgagaagatgaagaaatttcTATTAGCATAGGAGTGGGTCGTTTGGGAGAAGATTATGGCTATTATAATGATGCTCGAAACCAAGTAGTTGTAGCCAGAAACAGACTCGTAGATTCTTGTTTGTTGTTGGAGGATGATAAAAAACGTCTAAAAATGCATGATTTGGTTCGTGATGCAGCTCATTGGATAGCAAACAAAGAGATTCAATGTGTAAAACTGTTTGATAAAAAGCAAAAGTCATTGGTTGAAAAGCAgacaaatatcaaatatttattATGTGAAGGGAAGTGCCtggatttatttttcttcaattttgatggttCCAAACTTGAGACTTTAATTTTCAAGGTGGATAGAGATTATGACAGCGAATGTATAGAAGTCCCAAATTCTTTCTTTGAAAATGTTATCAACCTTCGTGTTTTGTATTTTTCTGGCAATTACTTTCAACATTTATCATTACCAGATTCAATTCAGTCATTGACCAATATTCGATCTATGTTGGTTGATGAAGTGGATTTAGGTGACATCTCTATTTTGGGAAACCTACAAAGTCTGGAGACTCTTTATTTGGTTAAATGCACAATCAAAGAATTGCCAGACCAAATTACAAAGCTGAGGAAGTTTAAATTGTTGAAGTTGAAACATTGTAAAATTAGAACGAATAATCCATTTGAAGTTATTAAAAGATGCTCATCACTTGAAGAGTTGTATTTCAAATATAGTTTCAATGATTTTTGTCAGGAAATAACCTTACCTGAGTTGCAAAGATATCATATCAGGAATCATTGGAAAGCCTTCTATTCGGACAAAACCAATTTATCCAAATATGTTGTGTTTTGTGGCAATGAAAAGTGTCAATTTTCAGAAGAAACACTCAAGTACTGCATGCAAACAGCAGAGGCTCTTTCTCTAGAAAGAATTAAGGGGGAATGGAGAAATCTCAGCAGAGGCTCAGATATGAATGATCTTGTTGAACTTCATTTGAGGGACATGCCACAACTACAGTGCCTGATTGACACCGTTGGTTCTCAAGTACCAATTGTGTTGTCCAAGTTGGTTGTACTAGAACTGAAAAACATGGAAATTTTGGAAGAACTATTCATTGGCCCCTTTTGCTTTCAATCTTTGAACAATTTAGAAAATCTATCAATCATGAATTGTAAACATTTGCGAAGCTTGTTTAAAGGTAAGCTAAACCTCTGCAATCTAAAGACCATCACACTTGATGATTGCCCAATGTTAGTTTCCCTATTTGAAGTGTCAACTTTTCGAAACCTACTGCTACTAGAGACATTGGAAATATTTAACTGCGAGGGACTGGAAACCATAATAGCAGATGAAAGACGAGAGGATGAAGAAATAGATGACGGTGGTAATAATAAGAATCATGGTTCAATGTTTTCGAAACTGAAAGTTATTAGTATTGAGGAATGTCACCGATTAGAATCTATACTACCTTTCCTCTTTGCTCAAGACCTTCCAGCACTGGAAACTATCAGAATAACAAAATGTGATGGATTGAAATATGTGTTTGGCCAATCTCAACATTTTGAACTGGTTTCACTAAGTCAATTGGAGCTTTCTGAATTACCAAACTTCATTGATATTTTTGAAGAATGTTATGATCCCATGTCTTCAAGTGTGAAAGGATCATCTTCCACTTCCAAAGCACAAATACAATTGGATCCTATCAAATGCAATACCTTCTCTTGGTGGACTCGTTTATGTTGTCAAACCAGAATCCCATTAGTTGATGATGATGGGGATCAACCGCATGATAACTCAGTGGCATCA GAATCAAATTCACATCGTCTTAACATATGGAAACGTGTTCAATGTCTTCCAATACAATCAAAGATTCCCTGCAATATTAAAGAGATTGTACTGACTCATTTTCCGAAGATGAAATCAGTATTTATCCTATCTATTGCTCAAATAATGCAATTGGAAACTTTGAGAATTATGAACTGTGATGAACTGAAGCACGTAATAGTAGACACTGGAGATCATGAGACTGGTGGCAATAACTGGGTCAATGTCATCCCAAAATTGAAAGAGCTCCTTGTTTTTAATTGCCCGCAGTTGGAATACATATTTGGACATGACACTAGTGATCATCAAAACCACATGGAGATTCGGCTTCATCTTCCAGAATTGAGAGATCTCCATCTTTTTGGTCTACCAAGTTTGATCGCCATGTGTCCCAAACAATATCGAATAACATTTCCTTCTTTGAAAAGTCTTAAACTCAGGAAATGTTCCAAGGATAATACAATCATTAAGGTATCCCTCTTTCCATATATCTTTTGTTGTTTGATAATTTGTTAG